In Chryseobacterium gotjawalense, the following are encoded in one genomic region:
- the purD gene encoding phosphoribosylamine--glycine ligase — translation MKILIVGNGARESAVALKLSSDKRITKMYFSKGNATTESLGQNVYDDSIEGLRDLVIKERIDLTIVGPEAPLVAGIVDEFKKHNLKIFGPRKRTAELEGSKAFSKKFMQTHNIKTAKAKVFEAYQDAIDYVRTQKFPLVIKASGLAGGKGVVIADDLAQAETTIHQFMIERIFGDAGIQLVIEEYLRGFEASIIAFSNGDKLFPCIPVKDYKKAGSGDTGPNTGGMGSVAPSPEFTDEHQKDFEENILKPTLKGLHASNIRFKGFIFFGLMITENGTYLLEYNMRLGDPETQVIMALMENNLYDVIMDCLEGNDIELKFSDKKAVCLVMCSGGYPRQIETGFEIRNSEKVTSQLLFAGARVKGSQILTTGGRVLSLVATGDTFEEARKKVYQDADIIHYDYEYYRDDIGKF, via the coding sequence ATGAAAATTTTAATAGTAGGAAATGGCGCCAGAGAATCTGCGGTAGCTTTAAAGCTTAGCAGTGATAAAAGGATTACTAAAATGTATTTCTCCAAAGGAAATGCAACGACAGAATCGCTGGGGCAAAATGTATATGACGACAGCATCGAAGGGTTACGGGATTTGGTGATCAAAGAAAGAATAGATTTAACCATCGTAGGTCCGGAAGCACCTCTGGTTGCTGGGATTGTAGACGAATTTAAAAAACATAATCTTAAGATTTTCGGTCCGAGAAAAAGAACTGCAGAACTGGAAGGAAGCAAGGCGTTTTCGAAAAAATTCATGCAGACTCACAACATCAAAACGGCGAAAGCGAAGGTGTTTGAAGCGTATCAGGATGCCATTGATTACGTAAGAACACAAAAATTTCCTTTGGTCATTAAAGCCAGTGGTCTTGCGGGTGGAAAAGGAGTAGTCATTGCTGACGATTTAGCTCAGGCAGAAACGACCATTCACCAGTTTATGATCGAAAGAATCTTTGGTGATGCGGGAATTCAGTTGGTGATCGAAGAATATTTGAGAGGTTTTGAAGCCTCGATTATCGCCTTTTCAAACGGCGACAAATTATTCCCCTGTATTCCGGTAAAGGATTATAAAAAAGCCGGCTCAGGTGATACAGGACCCAATACCGGTGGTATGGGAAGCGTTGCCCCAAGTCCCGAATTTACAGATGAGCATCAGAAAGATTTTGAGGAAAATATCTTGAAACCTACCTTAAAAGGTCTTCATGCTTCGAATATCCGTTTCAAAGGGTTTATCTTTTTCGGTTTAATGATTACAGAAAACGGAACTTATTTGTTGGAATATAACATGAGATTAGGCGATCCTGAAACGCAGGTTATTATGGCGCTGATGGAAAATAATCTCTACGACGTGATTATGGACTGCTTAGAAGGAAATGATATCGAACTGAAATTCAGCGACAAAAAAGCAGTGTGTTTGGTAATGTGTTCCGGCGGCTATCCAAGACAAATTGAAACTGGTTTTGAAATTCGGAATTCGGAAAAAGTGACGAGTCAACTCCTTTTTGCCGGAGCCAGAGTGAAAGGCAGCCAGATTCTGACAACTGGCGGACGCGTTCTAAGTCTGGTGGCAACAGGTGATACTTTCGAAGAAGCCCGTAAAAAAGTGTACCAGGATGCAGACATCATTCACTACGATTACGAATATTACAGAGACGATATCGGTAAATTTTAA
- the purH gene encoding bifunctional phosphoribosylaminoimidazolecarboxamide formyltransferase/IMP cyclohydrolase, with translation MSKKRALISVSDKSGLVDFAKFLEANNYELISTGGTFKHLKEAGLNPIQIDEVTSFPEMLDGRVKTLHPKVHGGLLAIRSNEEHMNTVTEHEIILIDMVVVNLYPFFAHANTDISLEEKVEFIDIGGPSMLRSGAKNFQSVTVISNVEDYAVIQKQIEESGNTTLETRKKLAGKVFNLTSAYDAAIAQMLLEEDYPHYLNASYQKVSDLRYGENPHQTAAYYVSTTENGAMKDFEILGGKELSFNNLRDMDLCWKVVNEFKDEMACCAVKHSTPCGVAIGTTAVETYKKTFECDPVSIFGGIIGMNFKVDFATAEELSKTFLEIVMAPDFDADALEFLKKKKNLRIIKIKNPVTDQQTWVKIDGGMLVQDNDNQFSDDIKTVTIFKPTAEQEKALLFAQRVVKYVKSNAIVVSNGVQALGIGGGQVNRIWATEHAVERAKLKFEGDLVLASDAFFPFRDVVDFCAKEGIKAIIQPGGSMRDEDSIEAANEHGIPMMFSGMRHFLH, from the coding sequence ATGTCAAAAAAAAGAGCGCTTATCTCCGTTTCCGATAAATCCGGACTCGTAGATTTTGCAAAGTTTTTAGAAGCAAACAATTACGAATTGATTTCTACGGGCGGAACTTTTAAACATTTAAAAGAAGCAGGTTTAAATCCGATTCAAATCGATGAAGTTACCAGTTTTCCCGAAATGTTAGATGGCCGGGTGAAAACTTTACATCCAAAAGTTCATGGCGGACTGCTTGCCATCCGTTCAAATGAGGAGCACATGAACACGGTGACCGAACATGAAATTATCTTAATCGATATGGTTGTGGTTAACCTTTACCCATTTTTTGCCCATGCGAATACCGATATTTCTTTAGAAGAAAAAGTAGAATTCATTGATATTGGCGGACCGTCAATGTTGCGGTCCGGAGCCAAGAATTTTCAGTCTGTTACCGTAATTAGCAATGTTGAAGATTATGCTGTTATTCAAAAGCAAATCGAAGAAAGCGGCAATACCACTTTAGAAACAAGAAAAAAATTAGCCGGAAAAGTATTTAATCTGACTTCCGCTTATGATGCAGCAATTGCGCAGATGCTTTTAGAAGAAGACTATCCGCACTACTTAAACGCTTCTTATCAGAAAGTTTCGGATTTGAGATATGGCGAAAATCCGCATCAGACGGCCGCCTATTATGTTTCGACAACGGAAAATGGGGCGATGAAGGATTTCGAAATTTTGGGCGGCAAAGAACTGTCTTTCAATAATCTCCGCGATATGGATTTGTGCTGGAAAGTCGTCAATGAATTTAAAGATGAAATGGCCTGTTGTGCGGTGAAACATTCCACACCATGCGGAGTTGCCATCGGAACAACAGCGGTAGAAACCTATAAGAAAACATTTGAATGCGATCCTGTTTCAATTTTCGGCGGAATTATCGGAATGAACTTTAAAGTTGATTTCGCTACGGCCGAAGAACTCAGTAAAACATTTTTAGAAATTGTAATGGCTCCAGATTTCGATGCAGACGCTTTAGAATTTTTGAAAAAGAAAAAAAATCTGCGAATCATTAAAATTAAAAATCCGGTTACCGATCAGCAAACCTGGGTGAAAATCGATGGTGGAATGTTGGTTCAGGATAATGACAATCAATTTTCAGATGACATTAAAACAGTGACCATTTTTAAACCGACAGCCGAACAGGAAAAAGCATTATTATTCGCACAACGAGTTGTGAAATATGTGAAATCAAATGCGATTGTTGTCTCCAACGGCGTGCAGGCATTGGGAATCGGCGGTGGGCAGGTTAATAGAATTTGGGCAACCGAACATGCGGTAGAAAGAGCAAAACTAAAATTTGAAGGAGATTTGGTTTTGGCCTCAGATGCATTTTTCCCATTCAGAGATGTGGTTGACTTTTGTGCGAAAGAAGGCATCAAAGCAATCATTCAGCCAGGAGGAAGTATGCGCGATGAAGACAGCATCGAAGCAGCAAACGAACACGGTATTCCAATGATGTTTTCCGGAATGAGACACTTTTTGCATTAA
- the purN gene encoding phosphoribosylglycinamide formyltransferase, which translates to MKNIVVLVSGGGTNLQRIIDCIKSGEILNAEIAMVVADRECFGLERSKKQNIPTKLIQRGKMFSMELKKILPENTDLIVLAGFLSILNKEFCESFSGKIINIHPALLPKFGGKGMWGNHVHEAVLAAEEKESGATVHYVTSGIDEGEIILQKSFEIADDETLETLAEKIHSIEYEIFPEAINKILGIPREKKEN; encoded by the coding sequence ATGAAGAATATCGTTGTTTTAGTTTCCGGCGGCGGAACTAATTTGCAAAGAATTATAGACTGCATTAAAAGCGGAGAAATTCTGAACGCAGAGATTGCGATGGTCGTTGCAGACCGGGAATGTTTTGGCTTGGAACGGTCTAAAAAGCAGAATATTCCAACGAAGTTGATTCAGAGAGGGAAAATGTTCTCTATGGAATTAAAAAAGATTCTTCCGGAAAATACAGATTTAATTGTGCTCGCTGGGTTTTTATCCATTTTAAATAAAGAATTCTGCGAATCATTTTCGGGAAAAATCATCAACATTCATCCTGCTTTACTGCCGAAATTTGGCGGCAAAGGAATGTGGGGAAATCACGTTCACGAAGCGGTTTTAGCGGCTGAGGAGAAAGAAAGTGGTGCAACTGTTCATTATGTAACGTCGGGAATTGATGAAGGTGAAATCATTCTTCAAAAATCATTTGAAATTGCAGATGATGAAACCTTAGAAACTCTAGCTGAAAAAATTCATAGTATAGAATATGAGATTTTCCCGGAAGCGATCAATAAAATACTCGGAATTCCCCGTGAAAAAAAGGAGAATTGA